Genomic segment of Iocasia fonsfrigidae:
CTGCTTTCTTAAAACAGCATCATATTCTTTACGTTTCTTTTCAGAACTAAGGGTATTATATGCTTCAACTATTAATCGAAATTTTTCTTCAGCATCTTCATCAGCAATATTTCTATCCGGGTGATATTTTAAAGTTAGTTTCCTATAAACCTTTTTTAGCTCTTTCATTCCAACATCTGGTGATACACCTAATACCTCATAATAATTTCTTTTAATACTAACTCCTCCTCCCTTAATCAACTATAATTTTAGGGGCTTTTCTCCCCTCATCTTTTATAACCCTGTTACCTAATAATTCCTTAATTATGTTCTTCATGTGTTTATATATATCCAGATTAGTATATCTTTCTTTCTTTAATTCCAACTTCCTATTCAAATAATTTTCCAGCAAATCCCTTCTTACCATCCTGGAATTCAAACATTCCATAGCAAAAGCAATATCTATAAAATCATCCTGTGACAATTCTAATAAATTATTGGCAAACTTCTCAACAATTGAAGGGTGTAAGGTAGGCCTACTAACATTAGCATATAAGACATTAATGATATTAACTGTATTAAACTCAGTTTCAAAATCACTAAAATTATTATATTCTGATCTAAGATAAGCCCCTTCACGTAATTTAAACCTACCCAGTTCTAATTCATTTTCTTCAATCTGTAAATTATCATCAACAATAATATCGCTTTCATAACAACTATAATCTTTTTCCTCCCGCTTATCTCGAAATTTTATCTTAACTATCATCTCCTTATTGCTATTAAAGTATTTAACCCTGCTTATTCCGTCTGATATATAGATAATGTCATTAAATTTGACAATCCCCTCATTAACACAAAAATATTTGTCTTCAATAAAAATACTGCTCCCTGCTATTACCCCATTAGAATAATCCTGAAAATAAAAATCAAAAAATTTTCTGGGATAATCCCTCAAATTCATTAACATACCTTTTTTTAAAATGTTTCCCCTTTTAAAATATGGTGTATTATTTTTAAACAAGTCATTACTCCTTTCTATATATAACTGTAATTCAGGAAAGAGAAGCCTATTTTAAACCATCAAAAAAGTCCAGTTTTGATAGATCACCTTCAAAAGCAAAATATTTTTTCTCACCTACATGAAGCTTTTCTTCTTTCCTACAAATAGGTAAAACATAAAAACCCCAGTTGTTCTCATCTGTATAAACAAAGAATTTGATTTCTCCATTTTTAATATTATCAGTATCTTCCTGAACAATTTTCCCCTCATACTGGCTTACAATCTCATCAATCTCAGCAAAGGTATATTCACTAAGATCATTTTCATAGATATATATCTTCTCTAATGTCCCCTCATCACTCTTTAAATAAAACTTTATTTTCTCTGTACTTATTGGTTTTGATATAAACCCTTTCGCCTGATTGGTCCTTTCCTGATTATGAATTACTACCTTTTCTCTGCCCGTAAAGGTCTTGGCAGTTAAAGTATAAGGCAGTGCTGGTGCTGCATTTTTAATAGAAACCTCTATATCACCTAATTTCTTGGATTTCATGTATTTAATAACCCCACGTAAACAGGCTAATTTTAATTCCAGCGACTGACTTTTATCTGTGCCTTTTTGTTTAAATTCTATACTCCTGCCAGGCACAAATTCTTTAAGGGCTTCTTTAAAGATATCTATCTTACAGGATTGCCCAGTTAGTTTGATAATAGAATAGTTCATTAATTCTCTGCTTTCATAAAAACTCTCCAGAAACTTCTTAACTATTTCATATATATCAGCTTTAATGAGCTTTGAAATTTCTTTAATATTGAAAACAACATTAGGAAATTTATTAACCCTATCAAGGCTTTGCCCATCAATGATAGATAAATTCCACTGATTTAATGATGTTATATGAAGATCACTATCAACTGTGTTCAATTCATCTGAATCAAACTTATTTCTAATGATATTGGTTTTTTTAAAGAACTGTTTCTTCATATTTTCAGCTATCTCCCAGAGGAAATAAAAATTATTTTTTACCTTCTGATATTCAGCACTGGTTTTATTTTCATACTCCCTAAACTTAGTTGGAATAATATTTCCTACTTCCCGGTATTTTTCTTCAAAATCCTTATATATCTCTTTTACACCTATTTCATCAACTAATCTAAAGATATCGACAGCAGGAATATCTATCAATTCATCAATATCTATAATCTCACCATTATTCTTATAATAATTAGCAAAAACAATTTTCATATACTGCATTATTCGGTAGGTTATATTGTTCCCACCAAAATTAGTATCACCATTCTCAAATCCGGTCTCTATATTTACTTTATAAGAGATATTCCCTTCTTCAATGCTAAATGTACAAGAAGATAAGTCTGTTGTACCACCACCACAATCTATCACCAGTGCCTTATATTCTTTATTATCAACAAATTTTCTATCCTTAATAAAATTAGCGATAGTATTATATAAAACTGAAATACCCTCATCTAAAACATCTACCTTTTCTATATGATAATCATTCATAATATCCTCAAACATTGCTAGAAACTGTGCCTTCATTTTAACCGGGCTTGAGATGTGTATGTTCTGAAATTTACACTTGAAATTATGTTCTGCCAGTTCAATTACATAATTGATATAGGCCTTAATTATCTCTCCCCGCTTAATTACAGAAATATTACCTTTTTCATCATATATCTCTTCTTCCTGCTGATAATTATTTACCCATCGTTTTATCCCTTGAAAGACACTGGCACTACTTGAATAATCATTTTTCTTCATTCTATCTAAGGCCTCATAACCAAATAAATACTTAATGTTTTCTGAGTCCTTACAATCTATTACATAAACAACACTGGGCATTATCTCTATCCATTTTTCCTCTTTTGATATTGTATAAGGGAATTTAACAAAATTAATATCATTTATTTTGATCTTTCCGTTTAATATATCATTATGTGATGGGCCTGAAACATAATTAGTGTCAAGGTATGCCCCGGCAGTCGTGTTTGAGGTTCCAAAATCAATACATAAAACTGTCCTGGTATCTTCTAACTCTTTTATCTCAAAATCTATAATTGGAACCTGATAATAATAGAGATTAATCGGTGGCAGTTCTTTTTCCTGATAGTAACTTTTATATATATATTCTGACTCGTTTTTTCGGAAAAAGAGGAAACTATAATTTTTATTATCAATATTAGTTAAATTCAGGTTTCCTTTATTAGCATAAAGGAAGTACACATCATCTTCACTCTTATCCTTTTTTAAATTAAATATACCACATAAATGGTCTTCTCCATTAATAAGTAGGACATTTGATTCTTTTATTTCATTTTCTACAATGATTTTGTACTGATCTTCTTTATTTACACCAACCTCCTGATATACAGTTATTTTTGCAGGCAATTTAATCTTGTCCAGGTGATTTAATTTTGTAAGGGGATTTTTTTGTACCAGGTTTTGTACCCTTTCAAACCCCCCCTCCTTTTTCTCATCAATTAAATTCGGTTTTTTTACCCCCCTATACTTTAAAATAATTCTAATTAAGCTATCCCTATCATATTCCTTTTGATAACCCCTGATTATTCTATACTTATGACAGATATTCCTTAACTTATATGTTGACATTTCCATTAATTCACTTCTAGTGAACCTTCTGCCCTCATATTTTTGTTCCCCTGGGTTTAATCTATATGACCACATTATACTGTCCTCCTTTATTTAGTAATTAGCAATAGAACCTATTCTCATAGTTTCAGCTACATCTATTATCCCAAAATGAAATTTCCAGTAGATTTTAATACTAAAGTTTATTGGTAAAAATAAATCTTCTATTAATTCCATCTTCTTAAGGTTTTCACTGCTGTCAACTTGTCGAATATACACCAGAAACTCATTTTTATCCAGTTTATTTAAATAAACTATTGAACCCTTAAAAATATTTTTGATAGTATCTTTTAGATAAAATATATGGTCCCCGGTAATATAAAGCTTATATAGGTTTCTAATTAAAATATTCTTCTCATCAATAGAAAAATATTTGATATTTTCTTTACCCCTTTGACCAAAAGTTCCTTCTATAAGCTCTCTATAGAAAAACCACTTGTGATACTCAACTCTGTCCATACCACGATTAAGATCAAGCTCTCCCAAAAAATGAACTACTAAGTCAAATAATACATCCCTTAGTTCCCCATTTTTATAGTAATTAGCATCAAATAGGTCTTTAAATATATCAAAAAACCTATAATATGGATTTATTTCAACATCCTTATCTATATCTCTAAAATTAATACAGGAATCACTTAATTCCATATAAGGAGAAAATCCGGAAGCAAAGCAAAACCTTACATCTTTTAAATCTATCCCTTCATTTTTGGCCTTTATTAAGACATCCCAGATATAATCCATTAATCTATTACCCCCTTACAGATATATTCCGGGAAATACTGCTGTATTTCAGAAGTAATAAAACTTATAAGGTCATTTTTTAAGTAATCCAATTCCATTGCTTCAAATTCTATAACTAATACCTTCCTGAATTTATCAGCCCTTATTTCATCTACGATATAAGAATTAAAATCATAACTAATATCTTTTTCAAGTGCAGATAGATCATCTAGTATATTAATACCCTTTATCTGTAAGTCATTTGTCACTTCAAAGGATTTCAGCATTCTATTTAATTCACTATAACTCCTTATTACCTTATCCCCCTTATTAAAAAAACTATCTACAAAACTTTTTTTCTTTTTATTGGATAATAAACTGAATTCATATTGATCATTTATTAAAGAATTATTTTCCTGAAGAACAGCAAAAAGCTCCCATACAATAGAATTGCTTTCATTACTGGTAATTATTATGCCGTCCTTATTTTTTCTTAAAGATATCATATTTTGATTGGGGGCAAGTAAGTATCCATTTTCGTAACCCAGGTTTTTATATGGAATCACATGTTCGTAATTAACCTTATCTTTTGTCGGCAAAGGAAATCCTTCTCCTTTAATTGTTGTTTTTTTTATATTCCAGACAGGTACATACCCAACACATTTATCCTCTTCTAATTCTGCTAAGTCAAATACTATTTCTTCAAATTCATTGAGCTCACCCATATCTTCCTGACAGCCTGCAATTACAACATCATAGAATTTACGTATATAAGGGTTATTAATTGTTGTCC
This window contains:
- a CDS encoding J domain-containing protein: MIKGGGVSIKRNYYEVLGVSPDVGMKELKKVYRKLTLKYHPDRNIADEDAEEKFRLIVEAYNTLSSEKKRKEYDAVLRKQSSRENKRNVRERGFEKPRPEEFEKKFQDFFGFNPRTKEKIKVKNKKDKGSMNTNDLFMNYFGGKKN
- a CDS encoding Hsp70 family protein, with the protein product MWSYRLNPGEQKYEGRRFTRSELMEMSTYKLRNICHKYRIIRGYQKEYDRDSLIRIILKYRGVKKPNLIDEKKEGGFERVQNLVQKNPLTKLNHLDKIKLPAKITVYQEVGVNKEDQYKIIVENEIKESNVLLINGEDHLCGIFNLKKDKSEDDVYFLYANKGNLNLTNIDNKNYSFLFFRKNESEYIYKSYYQEKELPPINLYYYQVPIIDFEIKELEDTRTVLCIDFGTSNTTAGAYLDTNYVSGPSHNDILNGKIKINDINFVKFPYTISKEEKWIEIMPSVVYVIDCKDSENIKYLFGYEALDRMKKNDYSSSASVFQGIKRWVNNYQQEEEIYDEKGNISVIKRGEIIKAYINYVIELAEHNFKCKFQNIHISSPVKMKAQFLAMFEDIMNDYHIEKVDVLDEGISVLYNTIANFIKDRKFVDNKEYKALVIDCGGGTTDLSSCTFSIEEGNISYKVNIETGFENGDTNFGGNNITYRIMQYMKIVFANYYKNNGEIIDIDELIDIPAVDIFRLVDEIGVKEIYKDFEEKYREVGNIIPTKFREYENKTSAEYQKVKNNFYFLWEIAENMKKQFFKKTNIIRNKFDSDELNTVDSDLHITSLNQWNLSIIDGQSLDRVNKFPNVVFNIKEISKLIKADIYEIVKKFLESFYESRELMNYSIIKLTGQSCKIDIFKEALKEFVPGRSIEFKQKGTDKSQSLELKLACLRGVIKYMKSKKLGDIEVSIKNAAPALPYTLTAKTFTGREKVVIHNQERTNQAKGFISKPISTEKIKFYLKSDEGTLEKIYIYENDLSEYTFAEIDEIVSQYEGKIVQEDTDNIKNGEIKFFVYTDENNWGFYVLPICRKEEKLHVGEKKYFAFEGDLSKLDFFDGLK